In one window of Rathayibacter caricis DSM 15933 DNA:
- a CDS encoding SOS response-associated peptidase produces the protein MCGRFVVKDSTAALLPDLVSADLGGLRPNCNVAPTSPVTVVREPDGERSVPMVHWGFVPMWAKDFKKQRRQPINARIETVANSPMLRKAFATSRVLIPAAGYYEWTVTEAGKQPHFIYEPNAALAMAGVVSAWPDPSKSEDDPENGRLSTAIITRDSHVALGEVHDRMSACITPDGYDDWLGRHLDVDAHAAPGPGVVRGRARPRALRGVPRREQRPQQRTASARPAPRLVSGGLRWRPSGAGAAALPFG, from the coding sequence ATGTGTGGTCGGTTCGTCGTCAAGGACTCCACGGCGGCTCTGCTGCCGGATCTCGTCTCGGCTGACCTCGGTGGTCTGCGACCGAACTGCAACGTGGCGCCGACGTCGCCGGTGACCGTCGTGCGGGAGCCCGACGGGGAGCGGTCGGTGCCGATGGTGCACTGGGGATTCGTGCCGATGTGGGCGAAGGACTTCAAGAAGCAGCGGCGGCAGCCGATCAACGCGCGGATCGAAACGGTCGCGAACTCGCCCATGCTCCGGAAGGCGTTCGCGACGTCGCGGGTGTTGATCCCCGCGGCCGGCTACTACGAGTGGACGGTCACCGAGGCGGGGAAGCAGCCGCACTTCATCTACGAGCCCAACGCGGCCCTCGCGATGGCGGGCGTCGTCTCGGCGTGGCCGGATCCGTCGAAGTCGGAGGACGATCCGGAGAACGGGCGCCTGTCGACGGCGATCATCACCCGTGACTCGCATGTGGCGCTGGGTGAGGTCCACGACCGGATGTCGGCGTGCATCACGCCGGACGGGTACGACGACTGGCTCGGCCGGCACCTCGACGTCGACGCTCATGCAGCTCCTGGACCGGGAGTCGTACGCGGTCGCGCACGACCTCGAGCACTACGAGGTGTCCCGCGACGTGAACAACGTCCGCAACAACGGACCGCATCTGCTCGGCCCGCTCCCCGTCTCGTCAGTGGAGGACTGAGGTGGCGACCGAGCGGTGCGGGAGCTGCGGCGCTCCCGTTCGGGTGA
- a CDS encoding LysR family transcriptional regulator: MIEPSALRALIAVRDCGTVAAAAEALGFTPSAVSQQLKRLERQSGGPVAQRAGRTVFLTEHGRTLAERGERLLAELEALEHLGAAPAEEITGTLRVAAFSTAMRGLLVPALAVLRERAPRLRITLDELDPWEAAQRLDRGAADLAVLHDWPGLSLDLPSTIETATLLEDRADILIHSDHPLAGSLTLAPSRLADETWVSIPAGAICHAWLLRTFAGTGRQPDIAYYDEDFSTHIALVEAGAAVALVPRLGREPLPERVVAVPAVDPVSTRVVSAAWRRSSRGSPARTAVLDALRAVV, encoded by the coding sequence ATGATCGAGCCCTCGGCCCTCCGCGCCCTGATCGCCGTGCGCGACTGCGGGACCGTCGCCGCGGCCGCCGAGGCGCTGGGCTTCACTCCGTCCGCCGTCTCGCAGCAGCTCAAGCGGCTCGAGCGCCAGTCCGGCGGGCCGGTGGCGCAGCGCGCGGGCCGCACGGTGTTCCTCACCGAGCACGGGCGCACGCTCGCCGAGCGGGGCGAGCGCCTCCTGGCCGAGCTCGAAGCGCTCGAGCACCTCGGGGCGGCGCCGGCGGAGGAGATCACCGGCACCCTGCGGGTCGCCGCGTTCTCGACGGCGATGCGCGGGCTGCTCGTGCCTGCGCTGGCCGTACTGCGCGAGCGCGCGCCCCGACTCCGGATCACGCTCGACGAGCTCGACCCGTGGGAGGCGGCGCAGCGGCTCGATCGCGGAGCGGCCGATCTGGCCGTGCTGCACGACTGGCCCGGCCTCTCGCTCGATCTGCCGTCGACGATCGAGACCGCGACGCTGCTCGAGGACCGCGCCGACATCCTGATCCACAGCGACCACCCCCTCGCGGGGAGCCTGACGCTCGCGCCGAGCCGGCTCGCCGACGAGACCTGGGTGAGCATCCCGGCCGGGGCGATCTGCCACGCCTGGCTCCTGCGCACCTTCGCCGGCACAGGGCGCCAGCCCGACATCGCCTACTACGACGAGGACTTCAGCACGCACATCGCGCTCGTCGAGGCGGGTGCGGCCGTGGCGCTCGTGCCCCGCCTGGGCCGCGAGCCGCTACCCGAACGGGTCGTCGCGGTGCCCGCGGTCGATCCGGTGTCGACGCGGGTCGTCTCGGCCGCCTGGCGCCGCTCGAGCCGCGGCAGCCCGGCGCGGACGGCGGTGCTGGACGCGCTGCGCGCGGTGGTGTGA
- a CDS encoding EamA family transporter: MSRRHSLLALVVVLLWGLNFVVIDVGLADVPPLLFLAMRFAVVAVPAVFFVPRPEAPLRTVLVIGAFMSLGQFALLYLALALGMPAGLASLVVQAQIVLTVLIAAVVLRERPTPRQLAGLGVGVAGLVIVGIAHGTTAPWLPFVVCLGGALSWAIGNVLTRRAKGASGLSLVVWSALVVPVPALLLSLLVDGGPAVASALSGLTPAAVLSTLYTAVFASLVGYGIWNSLLARYPAASVVPFTLLVPVVGVLSAWALLGEAPSVGELIGGAVMVAGLAVATIRRVRPDPLLAAVGPRA, translated from the coding sequence ATGTCCCGTCGCCACAGCCTCCTCGCCCTCGTCGTCGTCCTGCTGTGGGGGCTGAACTTCGTCGTGATCGACGTGGGCCTCGCCGACGTGCCGCCCCTGCTGTTCCTGGCGATGCGCTTCGCGGTGGTGGCGGTGCCGGCCGTCTTCTTCGTGCCGCGCCCCGAGGCTCCGCTGCGCACCGTCCTCGTCATCGGCGCCTTCATGAGCCTGGGGCAGTTCGCTCTTCTCTACCTGGCGCTCGCCCTCGGCATGCCCGCGGGTCTCGCCTCGCTCGTGGTCCAGGCGCAGATCGTGCTGACGGTGCTGATCGCCGCCGTCGTCCTGCGCGAGCGGCCCACGCCGCGCCAGCTCGCGGGTCTCGGGGTCGGGGTGGCGGGCCTGGTGATCGTCGGCATCGCCCACGGCACGACCGCGCCGTGGCTGCCGTTCGTCGTCTGCCTCGGCGGAGCGCTGTCCTGGGCGATCGGTAACGTGCTCACCCGCCGCGCGAAGGGCGCCTCCGGACTCTCGCTCGTCGTGTGGTCGGCGCTCGTCGTCCCGGTGCCGGCGCTGCTGCTCTCGCTCCTCGTCGACGGAGGCCCCGCCGTCGCGAGCGCGCTGTCGGGCCTCACTCCGGCGGCGGTGCTCAGCACCCTCTACACGGCGGTGTTCGCCTCGCTCGTCGGCTACGGCATCTGGAACTCGCTGCTCGCCCGGTACCCGGCGGCGTCGGTCGTGCCGTTCACTCTGCTGGTGCCGGTGGTCGGCGTCCTGTCGGCCTGGGCGCTGCTGGGCGAGGCGCCCTCAGTCGGCGAGCTGATCGGAGGAGCGGTGATGGTCGCGGGGCTCGCCGTCGCGACGATCCGCCGGGTGCGCCCCGACCCCCTGCTGGCCGCTGTCGGTCCTCGGGCGTAG
- a CDS encoding sensor histidine kinase has protein sequence MSRLRTRITLAAAAVVALASVLGGVGFVLVLSSVLAASASSTAEAEAERLGALVESGGADVVRASEGVVQLVVDGRVVAAGEDAEDLPPLAQEEGDDPVTVQVEDEGPVVVAAQELDDGSLLVVGIPDEGRAEAIATTTALLAVAVPLLVAFVAVVCWVVVGRALRPVDRMRAEADSVTAAALDRRVAEPGSGDEIDRLARTLNRMLDRLQDAQERQRRFVSDASHELRSPVAALRQTAEVALAHPDRLDSARLARTVAEESVRMGGLIEGLLLLARADEARLAIAAAPVDLDDLALREVRRLRDSGIEVDASGVSPVQVVADEALLARAVRNLVDNAVRHRSSRLALATRADGDGAVIVVDDDGPGIAAADRSRVLGRFVRLDEGRARDAGGSGLGLAIVAEIAAAHHGAVSIEDAPLGGARVVLRLPL, from the coding sequence ATGAGCCGCCTGCGCACCCGGATCACGCTCGCGGCCGCCGCCGTGGTCGCCCTCGCCTCGGTGCTCGGCGGAGTCGGGTTCGTGCTGGTGCTCTCCTCCGTGCTCGCGGCGAGCGCCTCGAGCACCGCCGAGGCCGAGGCCGAGCGCCTCGGAGCGCTGGTCGAGTCGGGCGGTGCCGACGTGGTCCGCGCCTCGGAGGGGGTCGTGCAGCTCGTCGTCGACGGCCGTGTGGTCGCGGCGGGCGAGGACGCGGAGGACCTGCCGCCCCTCGCGCAGGAGGAGGGCGACGACCCCGTCACCGTGCAGGTCGAGGACGAGGGGCCCGTGGTCGTCGCCGCTCAGGAGCTCGACGACGGGTCACTCCTCGTCGTCGGGATCCCCGACGAGGGGCGGGCGGAGGCGATCGCGACGACCACGGCGCTCCTCGCCGTCGCGGTTCCGCTGCTCGTGGCCTTCGTCGCGGTGGTCTGCTGGGTGGTGGTCGGCCGGGCGCTGCGCCCCGTCGACCGGATGCGCGCCGAGGCCGACTCCGTCACCGCGGCCGCCCTGGACCGCCGGGTCGCGGAGCCCGGCTCGGGCGACGAGATCGACCGCCTCGCGCGCACGCTGAACCGCATGCTCGACCGGCTGCAGGACGCGCAGGAAAGGCAGCGCCGCTTCGTCTCGGACGCGTCGCACGAGCTGCGCTCCCCCGTCGCGGCCCTGCGGCAGACGGCCGAGGTGGCCCTCGCGCACCCGGACCGCCTCGACTCCGCCCGCCTCGCGAGGACGGTGGCCGAGGAGTCGGTGCGGATGGGCGGGCTGATCGAGGGACTGCTGCTGCTCGCGCGCGCCGACGAGGCGCGACTGGCGATCGCGGCGGCTCCGGTCGACCTCGACGACCTGGCGTTGCGCGAGGTGCGGCGGCTGCGCGACTCCGGGATCGAGGTCGACGCGAGCGGAGTCTCACCCGTGCAGGTCGTCGCCGACGAGGCGCTGCTCGCGCGGGCCGTGCGGAACCTGGTCGACAACGCGGTGCGGCACCGGTCGTCGCGCCTCGCCCTGGCCACCCGGGCCGACGGGGACGGGGCCGTGATCGTCGTCGACGACGACGGGCCGGGCATCGCGGCGGCCGACCGCTCGCGCGTGCTCGGGCGATTCGTGCGGCTCGACGAGGGCCGCGCCCGCGACGCCGGAGGATCGGGGCTGGGCCTCGCGATCGTGGCCGAGATCGCGGCGGCGCACCACGGCGCGGTGTCGATCGAGGACGCTCCCCTGGGCGGCGCGCGCGTGGTGCTGCGGCTCCCGCTCTAG
- a CDS encoding SOS response-associated peptidase: MCGRFAMDSETDELIREFVAAGGRAADWAPDFSVAPTDSAPIVRERLHDGAVEREVELASWGFTPSWAKGKGPSPINARLETVASNGLFRGAFAKQRAIVPMRGYYEWQTLADGKQPWFLHGEEPILAAAGLYTAKKDGEAWRVSFTIITREARDASGEVHDRMPVFLTDEVRDVWLSPEPLDSAEEMLATLDGASAAMASTITAYPVDRRVNNSRTVDRRDPSVLERVEL, encoded by the coding sequence ATGTGCGGCCGCTTCGCGATGGACTCCGAGACCGATGAGCTGATCCGCGAGTTCGTCGCGGCGGGCGGGAGGGCCGCCGACTGGGCGCCCGACTTCAGCGTCGCCCCCACCGACTCCGCGCCGATCGTGCGCGAGCGCCTCCACGACGGAGCGGTCGAGCGCGAGGTCGAACTGGCCTCGTGGGGCTTCACGCCCTCGTGGGCGAAGGGCAAGGGCCCGTCGCCGATCAACGCCCGGCTCGAGACGGTCGCCTCAAACGGCCTCTTCCGCGGGGCCTTCGCGAAGCAGCGGGCGATCGTCCCGATGCGCGGCTACTACGAGTGGCAGACGCTCGCCGACGGCAAGCAGCCGTGGTTCCTGCACGGCGAGGAGCCGATCCTCGCGGCCGCCGGTCTCTACACGGCGAAGAAGGACGGCGAGGCCTGGCGGGTGTCGTTCACGATCATCACCCGCGAGGCGCGCGACGCCTCGGGCGAGGTGCACGACCGGATGCCCGTCTTCCTCACCGACGAGGTCCGCGACGTGTGGCTGTCGCCCGAGCCCCTCGACTCCGCGGAGGAGATGCTCGCGACGCTCGACGGCGCCTCGGCCGCGATGGCCTCGACGATCACGGCGTACCCGGTCGACCGGCGCGTCAACAACTCCCGCACGGTCGATCGGCGCGACCCGTCGGTCCTGGAGCGTGTGGAGCTCTAG
- a CDS encoding PepSY domain-containing protein: MQKKTKIITAVAGVVVLLGAGTGIAYAATDGFEASDRLTGADLERASDAALEEIGGGTVTSAERDDDGAPGYELELRGEDGLEYDVRLDDAFAVLSVDADDDGRPASGSAEGGASQGGDDTSTSGLVDPDDLTGDDLARASEAALAAVGGGTVTEAERSDDADHAFDVEVTREDGTDVDVDLDADFAVVATND; the protein is encoded by the coding sequence ATGCAGAAGAAGACGAAGATCATCACCGCCGTCGCCGGAGTCGTCGTGCTCCTCGGAGCGGGCACCGGGATCGCCTACGCCGCGACCGACGGCTTCGAGGCATCCGACCGCCTGACCGGAGCGGACCTCGAGCGCGCGAGCGACGCGGCCCTCGAGGAGATCGGCGGGGGCACCGTGACCTCGGCCGAGCGCGACGACGACGGAGCCCCCGGCTACGAGCTGGAGCTGCGCGGCGAGGACGGACTCGAGTACGACGTGCGCCTCGACGACGCGTTCGCGGTGCTGTCGGTGGACGCCGACGACGACGGGCGCCCCGCGAGCGGATCCGCGGAGGGCGGAGCATCCCAGGGCGGCGACGACACCTCGACCTCGGGACTCGTCGACCCCGACGACCTGACCGGCGACGACCTGGCGCGCGCCTCGGAGGCGGCCCTCGCGGCGGTCGGCGGCGGCACGGTGACCGAGGCGGAGCGCAGCGACGACGCCGACCACGCGTTCGACGTGGAGGTCACGCGCGAGGACGGGACCGATGTGGACGTCGATCTCGACGCGGACTTCGCGGTGGTCGCGACGAACGACTGA
- a CDS encoding APC family permease: MTPPASLARRLGTGDAVVIGLGSMIGAGVFAAFAPAAAAAGPWLLAGLAVAALVAWANASSSAQLAAQYPRSGGTYVYGRERLGEWPGFLAGWGFVVGKTASCAAMALTFAAYAAPSGWERPVAVLAVAALVGVNALGVTRTALATRVIVTIVLAVLALVVAAAISSGPAVASEGGGIGTIGPLGVLQSAGLLFFAFAGYARLATMGEEVRDPSRTIPRAILGALALAVVVYAVVGTALLVALGPERLAASTEPLAEAAAVWPWTGPVVRVGAAAASLGALLALIAGIGRTSLAMAREGDLPRMLAHVDPVRQVPRRAEIALGAVVIVLVLVADLRSAIGFSSFGVLLYYLVANVSALTQERRYRLYPRFVAVGGVIGCVLLVLTLPLPSILTGIAVFAVGAVYRLVRLRGRAAGA; the protein is encoded by the coding sequence GTGACTCCGCCCGCTTCCCTCGCCCGCCGTCTCGGGACCGGCGACGCCGTCGTGATCGGCCTCGGCTCGATGATCGGCGCCGGCGTCTTCGCGGCCTTCGCGCCCGCGGCCGCCGCGGCGGGCCCCTGGCTCCTCGCCGGGCTCGCAGTCGCCGCCCTCGTCGCGTGGGCGAACGCCTCCTCCTCGGCGCAGCTCGCCGCGCAGTACCCGCGCTCGGGCGGCACCTACGTGTACGGCCGCGAGCGCCTGGGCGAGTGGCCCGGGTTCCTCGCGGGCTGGGGCTTCGTCGTCGGCAAGACCGCGAGCTGCGCGGCGATGGCGCTGACCTTCGCGGCCTACGCCGCCCCCTCCGGGTGGGAGCGCCCCGTCGCCGTCCTCGCCGTCGCGGCTCTCGTCGGCGTCAACGCGCTCGGCGTCACCCGGACCGCGCTCGCCACCCGCGTCATCGTGACGATCGTCCTGGCGGTGCTCGCGCTGGTCGTCGCCGCCGCGATCTCCTCCGGACCCGCCGTCGCCTCAGAGGGCGGCGGCATCGGCACCATCGGCCCGCTCGGCGTGCTGCAGTCGGCGGGGCTGCTCTTCTTCGCCTTCGCCGGCTACGCCCGCCTGGCCACGATGGGGGAGGAGGTGCGCGATCCGTCCCGGACGATCCCGCGCGCGATCCTCGGCGCCCTCGCGCTCGCGGTCGTCGTCTACGCCGTGGTCGGGACGGCGCTCCTCGTGGCGCTCGGTCCGGAGCGGCTCGCGGCGTCGACCGAGCCCCTCGCCGAGGCGGCCGCGGTGTGGCCGTGGACCGGCCCGGTCGTCCGGGTCGGAGCCGCCGCCGCCTCCCTCGGCGCTCTGCTCGCGCTCATCGCCGGCATCGGGCGGACGAGCCTGGCCATGGCCCGCGAGGGCGACCTGCCCCGGATGCTCGCCCACGTCGATCCGGTGCGGCAGGTCCCGCGCCGGGCCGAGATCGCCCTGGGCGCCGTCGTGATCGTGCTGGTGCTCGTGGCCGATCTGCGCTCGGCGATCGGGTTCTCGTCGTTCGGGGTGCTGCTCTACTATCTGGTCGCCAACGTGTCGGCGCTCACGCAGGAGCGGCGCTACCGCCTGTACCCGCGGTTCGTCGCGGTGGGCGGGGTGATCGGCTGCGTGCTGCTCGTGCTCACCTTGCCGCTGCCGTCGATCCTGACGGGCATCGCGGTCTTCGCGGTCGGAGCCGTGTACCGGCTCGTCCGCCTGCGGGGCCGTGCGGCCGGGGCGTAG
- a CDS encoding serine/threonine-protein kinase, with product MASHRTGETRVIGSTVGDRYTIEELIGRGGMATVYRARDEILGRSVALKMFAAGIDDAQDLQRKSSEIRLLAALNHPALVTLYDAHDGGDDTGGQAYMVMELAEGPSLSERLASGPVAPNDVASMAADLGEALHTVHAAGVVHRDVKPSNVLLVPSPLTSREFRPKLADFGIAYLIDATRITSPGTLIGTAAYLSPEQAHGDPLTAASDIYSLGLVLLESLTGKRPFTGSAIEVTLARLLRDPEVSASLGSGWSALLGSMTQREPEERPSALEVAESARKLIDPRRDGPPTAIVVPDVPLTAARTQLLDATAEATAVYLVPEHGTAATTLLPAGTAAAPVAPTAPATATTALRREPERRRGPNPWLLVLVLALVAIAVGLAVVLLGGDQQTPLPAVDGELGEHLQRLRESIRS from the coding sequence GTGGCATCGCACCGGACGGGCGAGACCCGAGTCATCGGCTCGACGGTCGGCGACCGCTACACGATCGAGGAGCTCATCGGCCGGGGCGGCATGGCCACCGTCTACCGGGCCCGCGACGAGATCCTCGGCCGCTCGGTGGCGCTGAAGATGTTCGCGGCCGGCATCGACGACGCACAGGACCTGCAGCGCAAGTCCTCCGAGATCCGGCTGCTCGCGGCCCTCAACCACCCCGCCCTGGTCACGCTGTACGACGCGCACGACGGCGGCGACGACACCGGCGGCCAGGCGTACATGGTGATGGAGCTCGCCGAGGGGCCGAGTCTGTCGGAGCGCCTCGCCTCGGGGCCCGTCGCCCCCAACGACGTCGCGTCGATGGCCGCCGATCTCGGCGAGGCCCTGCACACGGTGCACGCGGCCGGAGTCGTCCACCGCGACGTGAAGCCGTCGAACGTCCTGCTCGTGCCGAGTCCGCTGACCAGCCGCGAGTTCCGGCCGAAGCTCGCCGACTTCGGCATCGCCTACCTCATCGACGCGACCCGCATCACCTCGCCCGGCACGCTGATCGGCACGGCCGCGTACCTCAGCCCCGAGCAGGCGCACGGCGATCCGCTGACCGCCGCGAGCGACATCTACTCCCTCGGCCTGGTGCTGCTCGAGTCGCTGACCGGCAAGCGCCCGTTCACGGGCTCGGCGATCGAGGTGACCCTCGCGCGGCTGCTGCGCGACCCCGAGGTGTCGGCGTCGCTGGGCAGCGGCTGGTCCGCGCTCCTGGGCTCGATGACGCAGCGCGAGCCGGAGGAGCGCCCGTCGGCCCTCGAGGTCGCCGAGTCCGCCCGCAAGCTGATCGACCCGCGCCGCGACGGACCGCCGACGGCGATCGTCGTGCCCGATGTGCCCCTCACGGCCGCCCGGACGCAACTGCTCGACGCGACCGCCGAGGCGACGGCGGTGTACCTCGTCCCCGAGCACGGCACCGCGGCGACCACCCTCCTGCCGGCCGGGACCGCGGCGGCTCCCGTGGCTCCGACCGCCCCCGCCACTGCGACGACCGCTCTCCGGCGCGAGCCCGAGCGCCGCCGCGGGCCCAACCCGTGGCTGCTCGTGCTGGTGCTCGCGCTCGTCGCGATCGCGGTGGGACTCGCCGTCGTCCTCCTCGGCGGCGACCAGCAGACGCCGCTGCCCGCCGTCGACGGCGAGCTCGGCGAGCACCTGCAGCGCCTGCGCGAGAGCATCCGCTCGTGA
- a CDS encoding cryptochrome/photolyase family protein has translation MSIPTRTRWSVIGQLGPLFDDGGPMLLVEAGSAFGRRPMHRAKAQLWLSALRHRARELGDRVEYVRAETFAEALEGRDDLEVIDPPTRGGRRLARRLGMSVLPSRGFVTEEEDFREWALARAGSRLLLEDFYRWSRERTGVLMRGDQPEGGKWNYDHDNRQPPPKGASRLGLPDPWWPVEDDIDEEVRADLARWEREGAVHLVGEDGPRRFAATPAEAQEALADFASSRLQDFGPYEDAMLSGDWTMAHSLLSAPMNLGLLDPREVIDTVVAEHASGGAPLAGVEGFVRQIMGWRDYVWHLYWHLGPEYRTRSRALGASAPLPSALLELDPSGIEANCLHETLDDVRRHGWAHHIQRLMVLGNWGLQRGWDPAELNDWFVDVFVDGTEWVMPANVIGMSQHADGGVVATKPYASGGAYINRMSDYCGGCRFDPKVRLGENACPVTAGYWAFLDRVEPVLRTNHRMAQPLAGLRRLSDRAAVVDQERNRESY, from the coding sequence ATGAGCATCCCCACCCGCACCCGCTGGAGCGTCATCGGCCAGCTCGGCCCGCTGTTCGACGACGGCGGACCGATGCTGCTCGTCGAGGCCGGCTCGGCCTTCGGACGGCGGCCGATGCACCGCGCGAAGGCGCAGCTGTGGCTCTCGGCGCTGCGGCACCGCGCCCGCGAGCTGGGCGACCGCGTCGAGTACGTCCGCGCCGAGACCTTCGCCGAGGCGCTCGAGGGCCGCGACGACCTCGAGGTGATCGATCCGCCCACCCGCGGCGGCCGCCGCCTCGCCCGGCGCCTGGGCATGAGCGTGCTGCCCAGCCGCGGTTTCGTGACCGAGGAGGAGGACTTCCGCGAGTGGGCGCTCGCGCGGGCCGGCTCCCGGCTCCTGCTCGAGGACTTCTACCGCTGGAGCCGCGAGCGCACCGGCGTGCTGATGCGCGGCGATCAGCCCGAGGGCGGGAAGTGGAACTACGACCACGACAACCGCCAGCCGCCGCCCAAGGGTGCGTCCCGGCTGGGGCTGCCGGATCCGTGGTGGCCGGTGGAGGACGACATCGACGAGGAGGTCCGCGCGGACCTCGCCCGCTGGGAGCGCGAGGGAGCCGTGCACCTCGTCGGCGAGGACGGTCCGCGGCGCTTCGCCGCCACTCCCGCCGAGGCGCAGGAGGCGCTCGCCGACTTCGCGTCCTCGCGCCTGCAGGACTTCGGCCCCTACGAGGACGCCATGCTCTCGGGCGACTGGACCATGGCGCACTCGCTCCTGAGCGCTCCGATGAACCTCGGTCTGCTCGACCCGCGCGAGGTGATCGACACCGTCGTCGCCGAGCACGCGTCCGGAGGCGCTCCGCTCGCGGGCGTCGAGGGCTTCGTCCGGCAGATCATGGGCTGGCGCGACTACGTCTGGCACCTCTACTGGCACCTGGGGCCGGAGTACCGCACGCGCAGCCGCGCGCTCGGCGCCTCCGCCCCGCTGCCGTCGGCGCTGCTCGAGCTCGACCCCTCGGGCATCGAGGCGAACTGCCTGCACGAGACCCTCGACGACGTGCGGCGCCACGGCTGGGCGCACCACATCCAGCGCCTGATGGTGCTGGGCAACTGGGGCCTCCAGCGCGGCTGGGATCCGGCCGAGCTCAACGACTGGTTCGTGGACGTCTTCGTCGACGGCACCGAGTGGGTGATGCCGGCGAACGTGATCGGCATGTCTCAGCACGCCGACGGCGGCGTCGTGGCGACCAAGCCGTACGCGTCCGGCGGCGCCTACATCAACCGGATGTCGGACTACTGCGGCGGCTGCCGCTTCGATCCGAAGGTGCGCCTGGGCGAGAACGCCTGCCCGGTGACGGCCGGGTACTGGGCGTTCCTGGACCGCGTGGAGCCGGTGCTGCGCACGAACCACCGCATGGCGCAGCCGCTCGCCGGGCTGCGGCGCCTCTCGGACCGCGCGGCCGTGGTCGACCAGGAGCGGAACCGGGAGTCGTACTGA
- a CDS encoding response regulator transcription factor yields the protein MRILVVDDEINLLRALETGLEAEGFAVDTATTGTDALWLAQEAEYAAIVLDLMLPDLSGFRVCERLRAAEDWTPILMLTAKDGDLDQVEALDTGADDYLTKPFSFPVLVARLRALIRRGATERPVVQVVGDLVLDPASRRVERGGVPIPLTAREFSVLEYLVSRAGDVVPKRDVLGAVWDFDFDGDPNIVEVYIRTLRNKIDRPFGVDTIRTQRGAGYSLVAG from the coding sequence ATCCGCATCCTGGTCGTCGACGACGAGATCAACCTGCTGCGCGCCCTCGAGACGGGCCTGGAGGCCGAGGGCTTCGCCGTCGACACGGCCACCACGGGCACGGACGCGCTGTGGCTCGCCCAGGAGGCCGAGTACGCGGCGATCGTGCTCGACCTGATGCTCCCGGACCTCAGCGGCTTCCGCGTCTGCGAGCGCCTGCGCGCGGCCGAGGACTGGACGCCGATCCTGATGCTGACCGCGAAGGACGGCGATCTCGATCAGGTGGAGGCGCTGGACACCGGCGCCGACGACTACCTCACCAAGCCGTTCTCGTTCCCCGTGCTGGTCGCCCGGCTGCGCGCGCTGATCCGCCGCGGGGCGACGGAGCGGCCGGTCGTGCAGGTGGTCGGCGACCTCGTGCTCGACCCCGCGTCGCGCCGGGTGGAGCGGGGCGGGGTGCCGATCCCGCTGACGGCGCGGGAGTTCAGCGTGCTCGAGTACCTCGTGTCGCGGGCCGGCGACGTCGTCCCGAAGCGGGACGTGCTCGGCGCGGTCTGGGACTTCGACTTCGACGGCGACCCGAACATCGTCGAGGTCTACATCCGCACGCTCCGGAACAAGATCGACCGGCCGTTCGGTGTCGACACGATCCGCACGCAGCGCGGGGCGGGCTACTCGCTGGTGGCCGGATGA